A genome region from Flavobacterium sp. includes the following:
- a CDS encoding sugar porter family MFS transporter gives MNKILIWSVTAALAGFLFGFDTVVISGADKQLQLLWHSSDAFHGSVVMAMALWGTVVGAIFGGIPTNKIGRKKTLFWIGILYFASAIGAAFANDPFVFAAFRFIGGLGVGASTIAAPAYVSEIAPADKRGRLVALYQFNIVLGILIAFISNYLLKDIGENAWRWMIGVQAIPSLIYILFILTIPESPRWLLSKNRDEEARKVLYTIDPSANITDLIDDSRENGVAKHENIFMKKYRFPLILAFLIAFFNQFSGINAFLYYAPRIFEEAGLGQNTALLSSIGIGVTNLIFTLIGVALIDKLGRKLLMYIGSVGYIISLGLVSASFYYNWGGLSVPIFLFLFIASHAIGQGAVIWVFISEIFPNHIRASGQAFGSSVHWVLAAIIPSLIPMLFSEIGPEVVFLIFTLMMVLQLLFVMFLMPETKGLSLEALSETLTNKNNHKNEIKETSAVSSL, from the coding sequence ATGAATAAGATATTGATTTGGTCTGTTACTGCTGCACTGGCAGGTTTTCTTTTCGGTTTTGATACCGTAGTTATTTCTGGAGCTGATAAACAATTACAGCTTCTGTGGCACTCGTCAGATGCCTTTCATGGTTCAGTTGTTATGGCAATGGCATTATGGGGAACTGTAGTTGGTGCAATCTTTGGAGGAATCCCAACTAATAAAATAGGACGTAAAAAAACGTTGTTCTGGATTGGAATTTTATATTTCGCTTCAGCAATCGGTGCCGCTTTCGCTAATGACCCGTTTGTTTTTGCTGCCTTTAGATTTATTGGTGGTTTAGGAGTTGGTGCTTCTACTATTGCTGCTCCGGCTTACGTATCAGAAATTGCTCCGGCAGACAAACGCGGAAGATTGGTAGCCTTGTATCAGTTTAATATTGTATTAGGAATTTTAATTGCTTTTATATCTAATTACCTTCTAAAAGATATTGGCGAAAATGCCTGGAGATGGATGATTGGCGTTCAGGCAATTCCTTCTCTAATTTATATTCTTTTTATTTTGACTATTCCCGAAAGTCCAAGATGGCTTTTGTCTAAAAACCGTGACGAAGAAGCTCGTAAAGTTTTATATACGATTGATCCGTCTGCAAATATTACTGACTTAATAGACGATTCCCGTGAAAACGGTGTTGCCAAACACGAAAACATTTTCATGAAGAAATATCGTTTCCCTTTAATTCTGGCTTTTTTAATTGCCTTTTTCAATCAGTTTTCAGGAATTAATGCATTTCTTTATTATGCGCCAAGAATTTTTGAAGAAGCTGGTTTAGGACAAAATACAGCATTGCTAAGCAGTATCGGAATTGGAGTTACAAATCTTATTTTCACCTTAATTGGTGTGGCATTAATCGACAAATTAGGAAGAAAGTTGTTAATGTACATTGGTTCTGTTGGATATATTATCTCACTCGGATTAGTATCGGCTTCTTTTTATTACAATTGGGGAGGTTTATCGGTTCCTATTTTTCTTTTCCTTTTTATTGCTTCACATGCAATTGGTCAGGGCGCTGTAATTTGGGTTTTTATTTCCGAAATATTCCCAAATCATATTCGCGCATCCGGACAAGCGTTTGGAAGTTCCGTACATTGGGTTTTGGCAGCTATTATTCCGTCTTTAATTCCGATGTTGTTCTCAGAAATCGGCCCCGAAGTTGTATTCCTTATTTTTACATTGATGATGGTATTGCAATTATTATTTGTGATGTTTTTAATGCCGGAAACAAAAGGACTCTCTTTAGAAGCTTTAAGCGAAACACTAACTAACAAAAACAACCACAAAAATGAAATCAAAGAAACATCTGCCGTTAGCTCTTTATAG
- a CDS encoding glycoside hydrolase family 32 protein, which translates to MKSKKHLPLALYSAALLSIIGLKPSFAIAQTVATTVSNTAEEQMYRPHFHFTPKKGWMNDPNGMFFANGYYHLFYQHYPDGNTWGPMHWGHAISKDLIKWEEQPIALYPDKDKYIFSGSAVVDTENTSGLGTGKTAPIVAIYTLHDVTKEKAGKMDVEQQDIAFSNDNGFTWQKFEEGNPVVKNPGIRDFRDPKVSWDKTHKQWIMALAAQDRIQFYKSSNLKNWEFAAEFGKNIGAHGGVWECPDFFEIKVEGTKETKWVLIVNLNPGGPNGGSGVQYFVGDFDGKTFTMDAGFAERVQNEKAVWADYGKDNYAGVTWNNIPSSDGRRLFIGWMSNWEYAQQVPTTTWRSSTTIPRELQLVKKGTCYNLVSKPVKEINNYVSKTIKTKSLNGKEINLIESGKADLTQAVVSLDLKNLKQEDYTFTLSNANGESLSFGLNNKENYLFIDRSKAGRIDFSDKFATPVSKAFLKGSQKNVAFKIILDKTSIEIFYNNGEKVMTEIFFLNKPFSALTISSKQKIELKNGIIQVLDINKKQ; encoded by the coding sequence ATGAAATCAAAGAAACATCTGCCGTTAGCTCTTTATAGTGCTGCCTTACTGTCGATAATAGGATTAAAACCATCTTTTGCAATTGCACAAACTGTTGCCACAACTGTATCGAACACAGCGGAAGAACAAATGTATCGCCCACATTTTCATTTTACTCCAAAAAAAGGCTGGATGAACGATCCTAATGGAATGTTCTTTGCCAACGGATATTATCATTTGTTTTACCAACATTATCCTGATGGAAACACATGGGGACCAATGCATTGGGGACATGCGATTTCTAAAGATTTAATTAAATGGGAAGAACAGCCAATTGCGCTTTACCCAGATAAGGACAAATATATATTTTCAGGAAGTGCTGTTGTCGATACGGAAAACACATCTGGCTTAGGAACAGGAAAAACAGCTCCGATTGTTGCCATTTATACGTTGCATGATGTGACAAAGGAAAAAGCAGGCAAAATGGATGTGGAACAGCAGGATATTGCTTTTTCTAACGATAATGGTTTTACATGGCAGAAATTTGAGGAAGGAAATCCTGTCGTGAAAAACCCTGGAATTAGAGATTTTAGAGATCCAAAAGTATCCTGGGACAAGACACACAAACAATGGATCATGGCTTTGGCCGCACAGGATCGAATACAGTTTTACAAATCGTCAAATCTGAAAAATTGGGAATTTGCAGCTGAATTCGGAAAAAATATCGGTGCTCATGGCGGCGTTTGGGAATGTCCTGATTTCTTCGAAATAAAAGTGGAAGGAACAAAGGAAACCAAATGGGTTTTAATAGTAAATCTGAATCCCGGCGGGCCAAATGGAGGTTCCGGAGTTCAATATTTTGTTGGCGATTTTGATGGAAAAACATTTACTATGGACGCCGGTTTTGCTGAAAGAGTACAAAACGAAAAAGCAGTTTGGGCAGATTACGGAAAAGATAATTATGCAGGAGTGACATGGAATAATATTCCGTCTTCAGACGGAAGAAGATTATTTATCGGATGGATGTCAAACTGGGAATATGCACAGCAGGTTCCAACAACGACTTGGAGAAGCAGCACCACAATTCCGCGCGAACTGCAATTGGTTAAAAAAGGAACTTGTTATAATTTGGTAAGCAAACCCGTAAAAGAAATCAATAATTATGTTTCTAAAACAATTAAAACAAAAAGTTTAAACGGTAAAGAAATTAATTTAATTGAGAGCGGAAAAGCAGATTTAACACAGGCAGTTGTTAGCTTAGACTTAAAAAACTTGAAACAGGAAGATTATACTTTTACACTTTCAAATGCAAATGGAGAATCTTTAAGTTTTGGTCTAAACAATAAAGAAAATTATTTGTTCATTGATCGTTCTAAAGCGGGAAGAATTGATTTCTCGGATAAGTTTGCGACACCAGTAAGCAAAGCATTTTTGAAAGGAAGCCAAAAAAATGTCGCTTTTAAAATTATTCTGGATAAAACTTCAATTGAAATTTTTTATAACAATGGCGAGAAAGTGATGACGGAGATCTTTTTCCTGAACAAACCATTTTCAGCCCTTACTATTTCTTCAAAGCAGAAAATAGAACTAAAAAATGGGATTATTCAAGTATTAGACATTAATAAAAAGCAATAA
- a CDS encoding TonB-dependent receptor, whose product MRNKIFYFLFFFFPMLMMAQENGIKGTVISSDDGMPLPGATVMISGTNTSSVTDFDGNFSFPSVASDAVLVVSFVGYSPQSISVKGQKTINITLKVDNNQLNEVVVTGYSKQKKTDITGAVAVVNMKDVMKQPEPNPIKALQGRIAGVKVSSDGSPSGGNTKVVIRGVGTLNNTDPLYVIDGMPTKSGMHELNPNDIETIQVLKDASSASIYGSRASNGVIIITTKKGKEGKMRINFSTYASFSDYSRKLDVLNANQFGQALWQANINDGLNPNNNNLRYQFDWSVNNNKPQLNKVLVPEYLDAQQTLKSSNTDWYDAISQTGVANSYDLSVSNASEKGNYVFSLGYYGNEGVVKTTDFERISARMNSSYKYFDGKLVIGENFSLNRTNEVTDPGVLDPALRALPIIPVHTVDGKGWGGPVGGMNDRQNPVRLLEYNKDNKYDYLRLFGNAYADLEIIKNLHIKTSFGMDYGFYKKRTLQRSYKSGYLQNDQTSVTIDQSISDKWTWTNTAIYSLNFGKSNLNLMAGTEMYKDTYDTNTLRKNDFLIETPDYMYPDAGTGESFTSGTSTVYSLLSYFGKADYEFDNRYLVSATIRRDGSSRFGKNNQFGTFPAVSAGWRISNESFIKDKITAISDLKLRAGWGQTGNQEISNTAVYSLYLASYAGGSPTWATSYGTAYDIAGNGNGLLPSGFIATQSGNDDLKWETTTQTNVGLDFGLFKQKLSGSVDYYIKKTDDILVLPPYLGVIGEGGNRWVNGASMENKGWEFSLGYHDETSFGLKYDISGNISANKNKITKLPDEVKNNYGGNGLDDNILGRPINSMYGYVTDGLFTSQDQVDNSPIQEGKGLGRIRYKDLNGDGVITDKDRTWIGNPNLGLLYGINLNLSYKNFDFTTFWEGATDVDVINNTKYQTDFWSVDDVGSNKGTRLLNAWSLDNPNSTIPALTTVDRNAESRFSTYYVENGSYLKLRVLQFGYSLPKELLKKLSMESFRLYISGQNLLILDAKSFTGVDPENAGFGYPQPTTFTAGLNFTL is encoded by the coding sequence ATGAGAAATAAGATTTTTTATTTTCTATTTTTCTTTTTTCCAATGCTCATGATGGCACAGGAAAACGGAATAAAAGGAACGGTAATTTCCTCTGATGACGGAATGCCGCTTCCAGGTGCCACAGTAATGATTTCGGGAACCAATACCAGTTCGGTTACCGATTTTGACGGGAATTTTTCCTTTCCCAGCGTTGCTTCAGATGCTGTACTTGTAGTTTCTTTTGTAGGTTACAGTCCGCAATCCATTTCAGTTAAAGGGCAAAAAACAATCAACATAACGCTGAAAGTCGATAACAATCAACTGAATGAAGTTGTGGTAACAGGATATTCTAAACAAAAGAAAACGGATATTACAGGGGCAGTTGCCGTTGTAAACATGAAAGACGTTATGAAACAGCCGGAGCCAAACCCAATCAAAGCTTTGCAGGGAAGAATTGCCGGAGTAAAAGTGTCGTCTGACGGCTCGCCAAGCGGAGGAAATACAAAAGTGGTGATTCGCGGTGTTGGAACTTTGAACAATACAGATCCGCTTTATGTAATCGACGGAATGCCAACCAAATCGGGAATGCACGAATTGAATCCTAATGATATTGAGACTATTCAGGTTTTAAAAGATGCTTCTTCAGCAAGTATTTACGGTTCTAGAGCTTCAAACGGTGTAATTATCATTACAACCAAAAAAGGAAAAGAAGGAAAAATGAGAATCAATTTCAGTACGTATGCCTCATTTTCTGATTATTCAAGAAAGTTGGATGTGCTAAATGCAAACCAGTTTGGACAGGCACTTTGGCAGGCAAATATTAACGACGGATTGAATCCGAATAATAACAATTTGCGTTATCAGTTTGACTGGTCAGTAAACAACAATAAACCGCAATTGAACAAAGTTTTGGTTCCGGAATATTTAGATGCTCAGCAAACGCTAAAATCTTCAAATACCGATTGGTACGATGCGATTTCTCAAACCGGAGTTGCCAATTCTTATGATTTATCGGTTTCAAATGCTTCTGAGAAAGGGAATTATGTTTTCTCTTTAGGATATTACGGAAATGAAGGGGTGGTAAAAACGACTGATTTCGAAAGAATTTCTGCCAGAATGAACAGTTCATACAAGTACTTTGACGGAAAATTAGTTATTGGGGAAAATTTCAGCTTAAACCGCACTAACGAAGTGACAGATCCAGGCGTTTTAGATCCGGCATTGCGAGCACTTCCAATTATTCCGGTGCATACTGTAGATGGAAAGGGATGGGGAGGACCTGTTGGAGGAATGAACGACAGACAAAATCCGGTTCGTCTTTTAGAGTATAACAAAGACAACAAATACGATTATCTGCGTCTTTTTGGCAATGCTTACGCCGATTTGGAAATCATTAAAAACCTGCACATTAAAACGAGTTTCGGAATGGATTATGGTTTTTATAAAAAACGCACGCTGCAAAGAAGTTACAAATCGGGTTATCTCCAAAATGATCAGACTTCTGTTACAATTGATCAGTCAATCAGCGACAAATGGACTTGGACGAATACAGCAATTTATAGTTTAAACTTTGGAAAAAGCAATCTTAATTTGATGGCGGGAACGGAGATGTATAAAGATACTTATGATACAAATACATTGCGCAAAAATGACTTTCTGATCGAAACGCCGGATTATATGTATCCGGATGCAGGAACAGGAGAATCTTTCACCAGCGGAACTTCAACCGTATATTCTTTGCTTTCGTATTTTGGAAAAGCAGACTATGAGTTTGACAACCGTTATCTGGTTTCGGCTACTATTCGCCGTGACGGTTCTTCCCGTTTTGGTAAAAACAATCAGTTTGGAACATTTCCCGCGGTTTCTGCAGGATGGAGAATTAGCAATGAGAGTTTTATAAAAGATAAAATAACCGCTATTTCTGATTTAAAATTAAGAGCAGGATGGGGACAGACCGGTAATCAGGAAATCAGCAATACAGCAGTCTATTCGCTTTATCTGGCAAGTTACGCGGGCGGAAGCCCAACCTGGGCCACTTCTTATGGAACGGCTTACGATATCGCAGGAAACGGAAACGGATTGCTTCCGTCTGGTTTTATCGCAACGCAGTCAGGAAATGATGATTTAAAATGGGAAACTACGACACAGACCAACGTTGGTTTGGACTTTGGTTTATTCAAGCAAAAACTAAGCGGTTCTGTAGATTATTATATCAAAAAAACAGATGATATTTTGGTATTGCCACCGTATTTAGGAGTTATAGGAGAAGGTGGAAATCGTTGGGTAAACGGAGCTTCGATGGAAAATAAAGGTTGGGAATTTTCTTTGGGGTATCATGACGAAACTTCATTTGGATTGAAATATGATATTTCAGGAAACATTTCAGCAAACAAAAATAAAATCACAAAACTGCCGGATGAAGTAAAAAACAATTATGGAGGAAACGGACTGGATGATAATATTTTAGGACGACCAATTAATTCGATGTACGGATATGTTACTGATGGATTGTTTACAAGTCAGGATCAGGTTGATAATTCGCCAATTCAGGAAGGAAAAGGACTTGGCAGAATTCGCTATAAAGACTTAAATGGAGATGGCGTAATTACAGACAAAGACCGCACATGGATTGGAAACCCAAACCTAGGATTGCTGTACGGCATCAATTTGAATTTGTCTTATAAAAACTTTGATTTCACTACCTTTTGGGAAGGTGCGACAGATGTTGATGTCATCAATAACACAAAGTATCAAACTGATTTCTGGAGTGTCGATGATGTTGGATCAAATAAAGGAACCCGTCTGCTGAATGCTTGGTCTTTGGATAATCCAAATTCAACTATTCCGGCATTGACAACAGTAGATAGAAATGCGGAGTCAAGATTCTCGACTTATTATGTAGAAAACGGAAGTTACCTTAAACTTAGAGTTTTACAGTTTGGCTACAGTCTACCAAAAGAATTATTGAAAAAATTAAGCATGGAAAGCTTCAGACTATACATAAGCGGTCAGAACCTATTGATTCTTGATGCGAAAAGCTTCACAGGCGTAGATCCTGAAAATGCAGGTTTTGGATATCCGCAGCCGACAACTTTTACTGCTGGCCTTAATTTCACTTTATAA
- a CDS encoding RagB/SusD family nutrient uptake outer membrane protein, producing the protein MKKLLYIAGFAAMGFFASCSDFLENDPRGVLSEKDIVTPENVEGFMNAAYAQLGNDHYDSPYSLWPFGNVRSDDAYKGGSGTNDIQDFHFFEVSNNIRPDFGELDSFWYISYVGVSRANKALKALEQISEADYPLKKTRMAEMRFLRGHFYFMLKIMFRNVPYITEDIAVEDYKTISNKALSNEELWSKIAEDFQAAAENLPDAQPEVGRATKKAAYAYLAKTRLYQAYTQDETFKVTGINQQHLQEVIAATDKVIGKASLEPDFANNFLPGTYENGPESIFSIQFSDNDGTLYGRLNFSDVLSTPQGLGCCDFHKPSQNLVNAFKTGANGLPEFDTYNNEDFDYKNIDANTVDPRLYHTVAMPGLPYKYDPEFLYVEAWVRSPGTYGYYASLKENVAPNCSCVVNIDPFYGNSKNRIQIRYADVILMRAEALIELGRQSEALPLINEIRKRAAQSTGRLPYVSNFKISTYVDGSNCNWTQDFARKALRWERRLELAMEGSRFFDLVRWGITDQVMNDFYAKEKTKRTYYQDAFFDAHKEEYCPIPLKQINFSQGLYKQNPGY; encoded by the coding sequence ATGAAAAAACTACTATATATAGCAGGATTTGCAGCGATGGGCTTCTTCGCTTCCTGTTCCGATTTTTTAGAAAATGATCCCCGTGGCGTACTATCGGAAAAAGATATTGTTACGCCTGAAAATGTTGAAGGATTTATGAACGCAGCTTACGCGCAGTTAGGAAATGACCATTATGATTCTCCGTACAGTTTATGGCCATTTGGAAATGTCCGTTCAGATGATGCCTACAAAGGCGGAAGCGGTACTAATGATATTCAGGATTTTCACTTTTTTGAAGTATCCAATAATATCCGTCCAGATTTCGGCGAATTGGATAGTTTCTGGTACATCAGTTATGTTGGTGTTTCAAGAGCCAATAAAGCATTGAAAGCTTTGGAACAAATCTCAGAAGCCGATTATCCGTTGAAGAAAACAAGAATGGCTGAGATGCGTTTTTTACGAGGGCATTTTTATTTTATGCTGAAAATCATGTTTAGAAATGTGCCTTATATTACTGAGGATATTGCAGTAGAAGATTACAAAACAATTTCAAACAAAGCGCTTTCAAACGAAGAGCTATGGAGTAAAATCGCTGAAGATTTTCAGGCTGCAGCCGAAAATTTACCCGATGCGCAACCAGAAGTTGGCCGCGCGACTAAAAAGGCGGCTTATGCATATTTGGCAAAAACAAGATTGTATCAGGCCTATACTCAGGACGAAACGTTTAAAGTTACAGGAATCAATCAGCAGCATTTACAGGAAGTAATTGCAGCAACGGATAAAGTAATTGGAAAAGCTTCTTTAGAACCTGATTTTGCCAATAACTTCTTGCCGGGAACTTATGAAAACGGACCGGAATCTATTTTCTCCATTCAGTTTTCAGACAACGATGGAACTTTATATGGAAGATTGAATTTTTCAGACGTTCTTTCTACACCGCAAGGTTTAGGCTGTTGCGATTTTCATAAACCAAGCCAGAATTTGGTGAATGCTTTTAAAACTGGAGCAAATGGTTTGCCAGAGTTTGATACATACAACAACGAAGATTTTGATTATAAAAATATAGATGCAAATACAGTTGATCCAAGATTATATCATACCGTTGCAATGCCTGGTTTGCCTTATAAATATGATCCAGAATTTTTATATGTTGAAGCTTGGGTACGATCTCCAGGAACGTATGGTTATTATGCTTCATTAAAAGAAAATGTTGCCCCAAATTGCAGCTGTGTTGTAAATATTGATCCATTTTACGGAAATTCTAAAAACAGAATTCAGATTCGTTATGCCGATGTGATTTTGATGCGTGCCGAAGCTTTGATTGAGTTAGGAAGACAATCTGAAGCTTTGCCGTTGATTAATGAAATCAGAAAAAGAGCGGCGCAGAGTACAGGAAGACTTCCGTATGTAAGCAACTTCAAAATTAGTACTTATGTTGACGGAAGCAATTGCAACTGGACACAGGATTTTGCCCGTAAAGCTTTGCGTTGGGAACGTCGTTTGGAATTGGCCATGGAAGGAAGCCGATTCTTTGACCTTGTTCGTTGGGGAATTACAGATCAGGTCATGAATGATTTTTATGCAAAAGAAAAAACAAAACGTACCTATTATCAGGATGCTTTTTTTGATGCACATAAAGAAGAATATTGTCCAATTCCGTTGAAGCAAATTAATTTCAGTCAGGGATTGTACAAACAAAATCCAGGTTATTAA
- a CDS encoding DUF4960 domain-containing protein — protein sequence MKKALNKYWIKVSIVFAMIFMITACENSFETGGFDVSSPSNVLSFKLNGVSGNIDQATGKITVIMPYGSDITAIKPEVVFVDGATSNPELNSAMNFTNPVKFRVVNDNLYKDYTVTTTVLSPIKSFTINGVAATVNDISKTITMTLPESTDLTVLKPVIETTDGVTISPASGATIDFTNAVTFVITSKGKSVNYTANVGVPVTGLTVAFLGTAATRSGITNMDEVTASNWLFDNFPGAKYISFESIQNGADLSDIDVIWWHFDSATNLPSVAYNPNVTNALKNFRTNGGNLLLTSFASQYVDALGIVPSGKGPNNVFGDFLPNGFVDGNSWGMSFVGHEGHPIFQGLITFEAGKANLLQSGTFRLNHTAWWFLPEWGGYNNGEGWRNQTGGTNLASEAWDNELNGRVTIAEFPNTSNNKNVIVISMGAYDWYNETNSSGVPSQANEFITNIKLLTQNSINYLAAK from the coding sequence ATGAAAAAAGCTTTAAATAAATATTGGATCAAAGTGTCTATAGTATTCGCAATGATTTTTATGATTACTGCCTGCGAAAATAGTTTTGAAACTGGCGGATTTGATGTGAGTTCGCCATCAAATGTGCTTTCATTTAAATTAAATGGAGTTTCAGGGAACATTGATCAGGCGACAGGTAAAATTACGGTTATAATGCCTTACGGATCTGATATAACAGCCATAAAACCGGAAGTTGTTTTTGTCGATGGCGCAACTTCAAATCCGGAATTAAATTCGGCTATGAATTTTACAAATCCGGTAAAGTTTAGAGTGGTTAATGATAATTTATATAAAGATTATACAGTAACGACAACCGTTTTAAGTCCGATTAAGAGTTTTACAATTAATGGCGTTGCAGCAACAGTAAACGACATTAGCAAAACGATTACCATGACGCTTCCAGAAAGTACCGATTTAACAGTGCTAAAACCAGTAATTGAAACAACAGATGGAGTTACGATTTCACCAGCATCAGGAGCAACAATTGATTTTACTAATGCTGTGACTTTTGTAATAACATCAAAGGGGAAAAGCGTTAATTATACGGCAAACGTTGGAGTTCCAGTTACAGGATTAACGGTTGCATTTTTAGGAACTGCGGCTACAAGATCCGGAATTACAAATATGGATGAAGTTACGGCTTCAAACTGGTTGTTTGATAATTTCCCGGGAGCGAAATACATTTCTTTTGAAAGTATTCAAAACGGTGCCGATTTAAGTGATATTGATGTGATTTGGTGGCATTTTGATTCGGCTACAAATTTACCTTCTGTGGCTTATAATCCTAACGTTACTAATGCATTGAAAAATTTCAGAACAAATGGAGGAAACTTGCTTTTGACTTCTTTTGCTTCTCAATATGTTGATGCTTTAGGAATTGTTCCGTCAGGAAAAGGACCGAATAATGTTTTTGGAGATTTTCTTCCAAACGGTTTTGTAGACGGAAATTCATGGGGAATGTCATTCGTTGGTCATGAAGGCCATCCAATATTTCAAGGTTTAATCACTTTTGAAGCGGGAAAAGCCAATTTATTGCAAAGCGGCACTTTCAGATTAAACCATACAGCGTGGTGGTTTTTACCGGAATGGGGCGGATACAATAATGGAGAAGGTTGGAGAAACCAGACCGGAGGAACCAATCTGGCAAGTGAAGCTTGGGATAATGAACTGAACGGAAGAGTTACCATTGCGGAATTTCCAAATACAAGCAACAACAAAAATGTAATAGTTATTTCTATGGGAGCTTACGATTGGTACAATGAAACGAATAGTAGCGGAGTGCCAAGTCAGGCAAACGAGTTTATTACAAATATCAAACTACTGACACAAAACAGTATCAATTACTTAGCAGCAAAATAA
- a CDS encoding glycoside hydrolase family 32 protein, protein MKYRNIITIASVFFSLVSCSQDENYIGGSISGGNSEITSVFPVPPAQWMGTTDPYYSAGYTGDIMPFFDNGKFHIYFLHDAQNKPAGKGFHDIHEYQSTDLSHFTYEGQTIPYGTALEPDFAIGTGSVLKVGNVYYFYYTGHNENPAFVQSNARESVLCATSSDLKKWTKVQSFKITAPAGYYNYDFRDPHVFYNDELKKYSMLVSTQTEPVRKAVLLHFTSADPASGKWDVQAPIYTTTPEDNYLMMECADIFKMGSNWYLIFSENWSGNKGTHYRISSSINGPWTKPENDRIDGEYFYAGKTASDGNKRYVFGWNARKTPENDLGNKDWAGNMVIHELIQNSDGTLGAQSPKSVKDLFSKKNATVEVDAISSNATANNGTYSLSGEAEKAMVTFKSVGKKVKIKAEVTLAKASGTTGFVFHTNDTGSYYKVVLDIANAKISGYNSASQEMTRLPFAFQINTKYTIEIIAEGSVVVVYIDGKVALTNRIYGRDKNKWGLIAEGQTSTISNLQITQPE, encoded by the coding sequence ATGAAATATAGAAATATAATCACAATCGCCTCGGTTTTCTTTTCACTTGTTTCTTGCAGTCAGGATGAAAATTATATTGGAGGTTCTATTTCAGGAGGGAATTCGGAAATTACAAGTGTTTTTCCTGTTCCGCCAGCGCAATGGATGGGCACAACAGATCCCTATTATAGTGCAGGTTATACCGGAGATATTATGCCTTTTTTCGATAACGGAAAATTTCATATTTATTTTTTGCATGACGCACAGAATAAGCCTGCTGGAAAAGGATTTCACGATATTCATGAATACCAGAGCACAGATTTATCGCACTTTACATATGAAGGTCAAACTATTCCGTATGGTACAGCTCTAGAACCAGATTTTGCAATAGGTACAGGATCGGTTCTCAAAGTGGGGAATGTTTATTACTTTTATTATACAGGGCACAATGAAAATCCGGCTTTTGTCCAGTCGAATGCAAGAGAAAGTGTTTTATGTGCAACCAGCAGCGATTTGAAAAAATGGACAAAAGTGCAGTCTTTTAAGATTACTGCGCCAGCGGGGTATTACAATTATGATTTCAGAGATCCGCATGTGTTTTATAATGATGAATTGAAAAAATATTCAATGCTGGTAAGTACGCAGACAGAACCGGTAAGAAAAGCTGTTTTGCTGCATTTTACAAGCGCAGATCCTGCATCAGGAAAATGGGATGTTCAAGCTCCAATTTATACCACAACGCCTGAAGATAATTATCTGATGATGGAATGTGCGGATATTTTCAAAATGGGAAGCAATTGGTATTTGATTTTTTCTGAGAATTGGAGTGGCAATAAAGGAACGCACTACAGAATTTCATCATCTATAAACGGTCCGTGGACAAAACCGGAAAATGACAGAATTGACGGAGAATATTTTTATGCTGGAAAAACAGCTTCTGACGGAAATAAAAGATATGTTTTTGGTTGGAATGCGAGAAAAACGCCTGAGAATGATTTAGGAAACAAGGATTGGGCAGGAAATATGGTTATTCATGAATTGATTCAAAATTCAGATGGAACTTTGGGAGCGCAATCGCCGAAATCGGTTAAGGATTTATTTTCGAAAAAGAATGCTACTGTAGAGGTAGATGCAATTTCATCAAATGCAACAGCTAATAATGGAACTTATTCTTTATCAGGAGAGGCAGAAAAAGCAATGGTTACTTTTAAAAGCGTTGGAAAGAAAGTCAAAATAAAAGCCGAAGTCACTTTAGCGAAAGCTAGCGGAACAACCGGATTTGTTTTTCATACCAATGATACAGGAAGCTATTATAAAGTAGTTTTAGATATTGCTAATGCTAAAATAAGCGGTTATAATTCGGCTTCACAGGAAATGACACGCTTGCCATTTGCTTTTCAAATCAATACAAAATACACTATTGAAATAATTGCTGAAGGAAGTGTTGTCGTAGTTTATATTGACGGAAAAGTAGCACTCACCAACCGCATTTATGGAAGAGACAAAAACAAATGGGGTTTAATTGCTGAAGGACAAACGAGTACAATCTCAAATCTTCAGATAACCCAGCCTGAATAA